The proteins below are encoded in one region of Oncorhynchus nerka isolate Pitt River linkage group LG15, Oner_Uvic_2.0, whole genome shotgun sequence:
- the LOC115143362 gene encoding PHD finger protein 20-like isoform X1, whose protein sequence is MEYAQSLSPKVSFAQEVDVDTMSKTPPNRRGITFEVGATLEARDALKNWYPANIEKIDYDDEKVLIHYRQWSHRYDEWFDWTSPYLRPVERIQLRRQGLLDDCPIPVRDGFHVNDKVLASWSDCRFYPAKVLAVNKDASYTVKFYDGVVQTVKGIHVKPFVRERGGGKARSTERNGVKKPQNGRDRRPQEYGPKNKRTRRSTSDQEGDSDTEDGDNNDEDDWHEREVEEKTKRKDSEGDVTKETPSIVKQEEDTEQHAGQNNLGDHVAATVGPTEVKMEEDGGQSEEKPTHLNEGIKKEEVEMKTEYTVLSSPNETKPSTESPNQMSTQTGPVSVPLPSAMSTIDRVEQMSESQPDSAKPAPLALPVKPIRKQGFHNPNRFSREPLYRVIKNQPPPVLSINLDHNPFKCSAVGCTKSFRKAKLLHYHMKYYHGEEQQLEDDLSPTRSTQTRASEKHPSPTSLESPKRRRTISASMHSNVHSPTRTPPSPRSEAKTMNRRTSAPPAVNTQRQQQRALLREKSKENQLDRNGQRPVETETTESSGMDICLSVVKERDRLKDKKQREFLRINLKKKKKKKKVKCECTGSEENIDISIFALQSKLNLPLKFPLSHNHKPESYHFRPGYNQSEQMHVDDEDSISDWSTDSCEWSDDELGAELNNATTPLSLGSVALETGSQEVVRCVCEAEEENDFMIQCEECLCWQHGTCMGLLEENVPDKYACYVCRDPPGQRQSLRYRYDRDWLSSGHMYGLSFLDENYSHQNAKKIAATHQLLGDVQRVVEVLNGLQLKMSVLQTQTHPDLQLWCQPWKRAERPWRRGGSGTGTDAAPSPALTDEGSEKDHKSLARGGAEALMSAAMEKLSRASSSSSSSSSPYQSFQDSYIMSEHCYQKPRAYYPAVEQRLVVETTRRGSELEDSLRSTEDLLEREQRYGGMLETARPKAPTHLNTHTKGSDVGRWGQAEVKREEGVGCGGGGDVDGSGQQHQWQINLLDHIDAVQDEVTHRMDFIERELDVLESWLDYTGELEPPEPLARLPQLKHRMKLLLTELAKVQQIALCCST, encoded by the exons ATGGAATATGCTCAAAGTCTCTCCCCGAAGGTGAGTTTTGCG CAGGAGGTGGATGTGGACACAATGAGCAAGACACCCCCTAACAGAAGAGGAATAACCTTTGAGGTGGGAGCAACGCTGGAGGCCAGAGACGCCCTCAAAAACTG GTATCCGGCCAACATAGAGAAGATTGACTATGATGACGAGAAGGTCCTGATCCACTACCGTCAGTGGAGCCACCGCTATGATGAGTGGTTTGACTGGACCAGCCCATACCTGAGACCTGTAGAGAGGATCCAGCTGAGACGACAGGGACTGCTGGACGACTGTCCTATCCCTGTAAGAGAT GGATTTCATGTGAATGACAAGGTCCTCGCCAGTTGGTCTGATTGCCGCTTCTACCCTGCCAAGGTCTTGGCAGTGAATAAAGATG CGTCTTACACCGTGAAGTTTTATGATGGTGTCGTCCAGACAGTAAAGGGGATCCACGTGAAACCTTTTGTAAGAGAG agaggaggaggaaaggctAGGTCCACTGAGAGGAACGGCGTGAAGAAGCCCCAGAATGGCAGAGACCGGAGGCCTCAGGAATACGGCCCAAAAAATAAAAGAACAAGACGCAGTACCTCTGACCAGGAGGGGGACAGTGACACAGAGGATGGTGACAATAATGATGAAGATGACTGGcatgagagggaggtggaggagaagacaAAGAGGAAGGATAGTGAGGGGGATGTCACCAAAGAGACACCGTCCATAGTTAAGCAGGAGGAGGATACAGAGCAACATGCAGGACAGAACAACCTCGGGGATCACGTGGCAGCCACTGTGGGCCCGACTGAAGTAAAAATGGAAGAAGATGGAGGACAGAGTGAGGAGAAGCCTACTCATTTAAATGAAGGGATAAAGAAAGAAGAGGTGGAAATGAAAACTGAGTACACAGTCCTGAGCTCACCTAATGAAACTAAGCCATCCACTGAGTCACCCAATCAGATGTCAACACAGACCGGGCCAGTGTCTGTCCCATTACCCTCAGCTATGTCCACCATTGACCGAGTGGAGCAGATGTCAGAAAGCCAACCGGATAGCGCCAAACCTGCACCACTGGCCCTCCCAGTGAAAC CGATAAGGAAGCAGGGTTTCCACAACCCCAACCGATTTAGCAGAGAGCCAT TGTACAGAGTGATCAAAAACCAGCCTCCCCCAGTCCTGTCCATCAACTTGGACCACAACCCATTTAAATGCAGCGCTGTAGGCTGCACCAAGTCGTTCCGCAAGGCCAAACTGCTTCACTACCACATGAAATACTACCATGGAGAGGAGCAGCAGCTAGAGGACGATCTAAGCCCCACCAGGAGCACCCAGACACGGGCCTCAGAGAAGcacccctcccctacctctctggaAAGTCCTAAGAGGAGACGCACCATCTCCGCCTCAATGC ACTCCAATGTGCACAGTCCTACTAGAACTCCCCCATCTCCACGTAGTGAGGCCAAGACAATGAACAGACGCACATCAGCTCCACCTGCTGTCAACACCCAGCGCCAGCAGCAGAGGGCTCTACTGAGGGAGAAGAGCAAAGAGAACCAACTGGAcagaaatggacagagaccagtggaGACGGAGACTACTGAGAGCAGTGGTATGGACATATGTCTGT CAGTGGTGAAAGAACGAGATCGGCTGAAGGATAAGAAACAGAGGGAGTTCCTTCGTATTAAtctgaagaaaaagaagaagaaaaagaaggtcAAGTGTG AGTGCACAGGTAGTGAGGAGAATATTGACATCTCAATATTCGCTCTTCAGTCCAAATTGAATTTGCCACTCAAATTCCCCCTCTCACACAATCACAAGCCTGAGTCCTACCACTTCAGGCCCGGATACAACCAGTCAGAGCAGATGCACGTGGATG ATGAGGATAGCATCAGTGATTGGTCCACTGACAGTTGTGAGTGGAGTGATGACGAGCTGGGGGCGGAGCTGAACAATGCAACAACTCCCCTAAGTCTGGGCTCTGTTGCCTTGGAGACAGGCAGTCAGGAGGTTGTGCGTTGCGTCTGTGAGGCAGAAGAGGAAAACGACTTCATGATACAG TGTGAGGAGTGTCTGTGCTGGCAGCATGGCACCTGCATGGGCCTCCTGGAGGAGAACGTCCCGGACAAATACGCCTGCTACGTCTGCAGAGACCCACCAG GTCAGAGGCAAAGCCTGCGCTACCGGTATGACCGTGATTGGCTGAGCAGTGGTCACATGTATGGTCTGTCCTTCCTGGATGAGAACTACTCCCACCAGAATGCCAAGAAGATTGCAGCAACACACCAGCTACTAGGAGACGTACAGCGTGTGGTGGAGGTGCTCAATGGCCTCCAGCTCAAAATGAGCGTCCTACA GACCCAGACCCACCCAGACCTGCAGTTGTGGTGCCAGCCCTGGAAGAGAGCAGAGAGGCCCTGGAGGAGAGGTGGCTCGGGGACGGGCACTGACGCAGCACCCTCTCCTGCGCTAACAGACGAGGGTTCCGAGAAGGACCACAAGAGTCTCGCCCGTGGTGGCGCAGAAGCTCTGATGTCAGCCGCCATGGAGAAGCTTAGCcgagcctcctcttcctcctcgtcttCCTCCTCGCCCTATCAGTCGTTCCAGGACTCGTACATAATGAGTGAGCATTGCTACCAGAAACCGCGGGCATACTACCCTGCAGTGGAGCAGAGGCTGGTGGTGGAGACCACACGGAGGGGATCTGAGCTGGAGGACAGCCTAAGAAGCACTGAGGACCTGCTGGAGAGAGAGCAGCGCTATGGAGGCATGCTGGAGACAGCCAGGCCCAAAGCTCCCACACATCTGAACACTCACACCAAG GGTTCAGATGTTGGTCGGTGGGGCCAGGCCGAGGTGAAGCGAGAGGAGGGTGTTGGCTGCGGTGGGGGAGGGGACGTGGACGGCAGTGGCCAGCAGCACCAGTGGCAGATCAACCTGCTGGATCACATAGATGCTGTCCAGGACGAGGTCACACACAGGATGGACTTCATCGAGAGGGAGCTGGATG tgTTGGAGAGCTGGCTGGACTACACAGGAGAGCTGGAGCCCCCAGAGCCCCTGGCCCGGCTGCCTCAGCTCAAACACCGCATGAAGCTGCTGCTTACAGAGCTGGCCAAGGTGCAGCAGATCGCTCTGTGCTGCTCCACATGA
- the LOC115143362 gene encoding PHD finger protein 20-like isoform X3: MEYAQSLSPKVSFAQEVDVDTMSKTPPNRRGITFEVGATLEARDALKNWYPANIEKIDYDDEKVLIHYRQWSHRYDEWFDWTSPYLRPVERIQLRRQGLLDDCPIPVRDGFHVNDKVLASWSDCRFYPAKVLAVNKDASYTVKFYDGVVQTVKGIHVKPFVRERGGGKARSTERNGVKKPQNGRDRRPQEYGPKNKRTRRSTSDQEGDSDTEDGDNNDEDDWHEREVEEKTKRKDSEGDVTKETPSIVKQEEDTEQHAGQNNLGDHVAATVGPTEVKMEEDGGQSEEKPTHLNEGIKKEEVEMKTEYTVLSSPNETKPSTESPNQMSTQTGPVSVPLPSAMSTIDRVEQMSESQPDSAKPAPLALPVKPIRKQGFHNPNRFSREPLYRVIKNQPPPVLSINLDHNPFKCSAVGCTKSFRKAKLLHYHMKYYHGEEQQLEDDLSPTRSTQTRASEKHPSPTSLESPKRRRTISASMHSNVHSPTRTPPSPRSEAKTMNRRTSAPPAVNTQRQQQRALLREKSKENQLDRNGQRPVETETTESSGMDICLLVKERDRLKDKKQREFLRINLKKKKKKKKVKCECTGSEENIDISIFALQSKLNLPLKFPLSHNHKPESYHFRPGYNQSEQMHVDDEDSISDWSTDSCEWSDDELGAELNNATTPLSLGSVALETGSQEVVRCVCEAEEENDFMIQCEECLCWQHGTCMGLLEENVPDKYACYVCRDPPGQRQSLRYRYDRDWLSSGHMYGLSFLDENYSHQNAKKIAATHQLLGDVQRVVEVLNGLQLKMSVLQTQTHPDLQLWCQPWKRAERPWRRGGSGTGTDAAPSPALTDEGSEKDHKSLARGGAEALMSAAMEKLSRASSSSSSSSSPYQSFQDSYIMSEHCYQKPRAYYPAVEQRLVVETTRRGSELEDSLRSTEDLLEREQRYGGMLETARPKAPTHLNTHTKGSDVGRWGQAEVKREEGVGCGGGGDVDGSGQQHQWQINLLDHIDAVQDEVTHRMDFIERELDVLESWLDYTGELEPPEPLARLPQLKHRMKLLLTELAKVQQIALCCST, encoded by the exons ATGGAATATGCTCAAAGTCTCTCCCCGAAGGTGAGTTTTGCG CAGGAGGTGGATGTGGACACAATGAGCAAGACACCCCCTAACAGAAGAGGAATAACCTTTGAGGTGGGAGCAACGCTGGAGGCCAGAGACGCCCTCAAAAACTG GTATCCGGCCAACATAGAGAAGATTGACTATGATGACGAGAAGGTCCTGATCCACTACCGTCAGTGGAGCCACCGCTATGATGAGTGGTTTGACTGGACCAGCCCATACCTGAGACCTGTAGAGAGGATCCAGCTGAGACGACAGGGACTGCTGGACGACTGTCCTATCCCTGTAAGAGAT GGATTTCATGTGAATGACAAGGTCCTCGCCAGTTGGTCTGATTGCCGCTTCTACCCTGCCAAGGTCTTGGCAGTGAATAAAGATG CGTCTTACACCGTGAAGTTTTATGATGGTGTCGTCCAGACAGTAAAGGGGATCCACGTGAAACCTTTTGTAAGAGAG agaggaggaggaaaggctAGGTCCACTGAGAGGAACGGCGTGAAGAAGCCCCAGAATGGCAGAGACCGGAGGCCTCAGGAATACGGCCCAAAAAATAAAAGAACAAGACGCAGTACCTCTGACCAGGAGGGGGACAGTGACACAGAGGATGGTGACAATAATGATGAAGATGACTGGcatgagagggaggtggaggagaagacaAAGAGGAAGGATAGTGAGGGGGATGTCACCAAAGAGACACCGTCCATAGTTAAGCAGGAGGAGGATACAGAGCAACATGCAGGACAGAACAACCTCGGGGATCACGTGGCAGCCACTGTGGGCCCGACTGAAGTAAAAATGGAAGAAGATGGAGGACAGAGTGAGGAGAAGCCTACTCATTTAAATGAAGGGATAAAGAAAGAAGAGGTGGAAATGAAAACTGAGTACACAGTCCTGAGCTCACCTAATGAAACTAAGCCATCCACTGAGTCACCCAATCAGATGTCAACACAGACCGGGCCAGTGTCTGTCCCATTACCCTCAGCTATGTCCACCATTGACCGAGTGGAGCAGATGTCAGAAAGCCAACCGGATAGCGCCAAACCTGCACCACTGGCCCTCCCAGTGAAAC CGATAAGGAAGCAGGGTTTCCACAACCCCAACCGATTTAGCAGAGAGCCAT TGTACAGAGTGATCAAAAACCAGCCTCCCCCAGTCCTGTCCATCAACTTGGACCACAACCCATTTAAATGCAGCGCTGTAGGCTGCACCAAGTCGTTCCGCAAGGCCAAACTGCTTCACTACCACATGAAATACTACCATGGAGAGGAGCAGCAGCTAGAGGACGATCTAAGCCCCACCAGGAGCACCCAGACACGGGCCTCAGAGAAGcacccctcccctacctctctggaAAGTCCTAAGAGGAGACGCACCATCTCCGCCTCAATGC ACTCCAATGTGCACAGTCCTACTAGAACTCCCCCATCTCCACGTAGTGAGGCCAAGACAATGAACAGACGCACATCAGCTCCACCTGCTGTCAACACCCAGCGCCAGCAGCAGAGGGCTCTACTGAGGGAGAAGAGCAAAGAGAACCAACTGGAcagaaatggacagagaccagtggaGACGGAGACTACTGAGAGCAGTGGTATGGACATATGTCTGT TGGTGAAAGAACGAGATCGGCTGAAGGATAAGAAACAGAGGGAGTTCCTTCGTATTAAtctgaagaaaaagaagaagaaaaagaaggtcAAGTGTG AGTGCACAGGTAGTGAGGAGAATATTGACATCTCAATATTCGCTCTTCAGTCCAAATTGAATTTGCCACTCAAATTCCCCCTCTCACACAATCACAAGCCTGAGTCCTACCACTTCAGGCCCGGATACAACCAGTCAGAGCAGATGCACGTGGATG ATGAGGATAGCATCAGTGATTGGTCCACTGACAGTTGTGAGTGGAGTGATGACGAGCTGGGGGCGGAGCTGAACAATGCAACAACTCCCCTAAGTCTGGGCTCTGTTGCCTTGGAGACAGGCAGTCAGGAGGTTGTGCGTTGCGTCTGTGAGGCAGAAGAGGAAAACGACTTCATGATACAG TGTGAGGAGTGTCTGTGCTGGCAGCATGGCACCTGCATGGGCCTCCTGGAGGAGAACGTCCCGGACAAATACGCCTGCTACGTCTGCAGAGACCCACCAG GTCAGAGGCAAAGCCTGCGCTACCGGTATGACCGTGATTGGCTGAGCAGTGGTCACATGTATGGTCTGTCCTTCCTGGATGAGAACTACTCCCACCAGAATGCCAAGAAGATTGCAGCAACACACCAGCTACTAGGAGACGTACAGCGTGTGGTGGAGGTGCTCAATGGCCTCCAGCTCAAAATGAGCGTCCTACA GACCCAGACCCACCCAGACCTGCAGTTGTGGTGCCAGCCCTGGAAGAGAGCAGAGAGGCCCTGGAGGAGAGGTGGCTCGGGGACGGGCACTGACGCAGCACCCTCTCCTGCGCTAACAGACGAGGGTTCCGAGAAGGACCACAAGAGTCTCGCCCGTGGTGGCGCAGAAGCTCTGATGTCAGCCGCCATGGAGAAGCTTAGCcgagcctcctcttcctcctcgtcttCCTCCTCGCCCTATCAGTCGTTCCAGGACTCGTACATAATGAGTGAGCATTGCTACCAGAAACCGCGGGCATACTACCCTGCAGTGGAGCAGAGGCTGGTGGTGGAGACCACACGGAGGGGATCTGAGCTGGAGGACAGCCTAAGAAGCACTGAGGACCTGCTGGAGAGAGAGCAGCGCTATGGAGGCATGCTGGAGACAGCCAGGCCCAAAGCTCCCACACATCTGAACACTCACACCAAG GGTTCAGATGTTGGTCGGTGGGGCCAGGCCGAGGTGAAGCGAGAGGAGGGTGTTGGCTGCGGTGGGGGAGGGGACGTGGACGGCAGTGGCCAGCAGCACCAGTGGCAGATCAACCTGCTGGATCACATAGATGCTGTCCAGGACGAGGTCACACACAGGATGGACTTCATCGAGAGGGAGCTGGATG tgTTGGAGAGCTGGCTGGACTACACAGGAGAGCTGGAGCCCCCAGAGCCCCTGGCCCGGCTGCCTCAGCTCAAACACCGCATGAAGCTGCTGCTTACAGAGCTGGCCAAGGTGCAGCAGATCGCTCTGTGCTGCTCCACATGA
- the LOC115143362 gene encoding PHD finger protein 20-like isoform X7 — translation MEYAQSLSPKEVDVDTMSKTPPNRRGITFEVGATLEARDALKNWYPANIEKIDYDDEKVLIHYRQWSHRYDEWFDWTSPYLRPVERIQLRRQGLLDDCPIPVRDGFHVNDKVLASWSDCRFYPAKVLAVNKDASYTVKFYDGVVQTVKGIHVKPFVRERGGGKARSTERNGVKKPQNGRDRRPQEYGPKNKRTRRSTSDQEGDSDTEDGDNNDEDDWHEREVEEKTKRKDSEGDVTKETPSIVKQEEDTEQHAGQNNLGDHVAATVGPTEVKMEEDGGQSEEKPTHLNEGIKKEEVEMKTEYTVLSSPNETKPSTESPNQMSTQTGPVSVPLPSAMSTIDRVEQMSESQPDSAKPAPLALPVKPIRKQGFHNPNRFSREPLYRVIKNQPPPVLSINLDHNPFKCSAVGCTKSFRKAKLLHYHMKYYHGEEQQLEDDLSPTRSTQTRASEKHPSPTSLESPKRRRTISASMHSNVHSPTRTPPSPRSEAKTMNRRTSAPPAVNTQRQQQRALLREKSKENQLDRNGQRPVETETTESSGMDICLSVVKERDRLKDKKQREFLRINLKKKKKKKKVKCECTGSEENIDISIFALQSKLNLPLKFPLSHNHKPESYHFRPGYNQSEQMHVDDEDSISDWSTDSCEWSDDELGAELNNATTPLSLGSVALETGSQEVVRCVCEAEEENDFMIQCEECLCWQHGTCMGLLEENVPDKYACYVCRDPPGQRQSLRYRYDRDWLSSGHMYGLSFLDENYSHQNAKKIAATHQLLGDVQRVVEVLNGLQLKMSVLQTQTHPDLQLWCQPWKRAERPWRRGGSGTGTDAAPSPALTDEGSEKDHKSLARGGAEALMSAAMEKLSRASSSSSSSSSPYQSFQDSYIMSEHCYQKPRAYYPAVEQRLVVETTRRGSELEDSLRSTEDLLEREQRYGGMLETARPKAPTHLNTHTKGSDVGRWGQAEVKREEGVGCGGGGDVDGSGQQHQWQINLLDHIDAVQDEVTHRMDFIERELDVLESWLDYTGELEPPEPLARLPQLKHRMKLLLTELAKVQQIALCCST, via the exons ATGGAATATGCTCAAAGTCTCTCCCCGAAG GAGGTGGATGTGGACACAATGAGCAAGACACCCCCTAACAGAAGAGGAATAACCTTTGAGGTGGGAGCAACGCTGGAGGCCAGAGACGCCCTCAAAAACTG GTATCCGGCCAACATAGAGAAGATTGACTATGATGACGAGAAGGTCCTGATCCACTACCGTCAGTGGAGCCACCGCTATGATGAGTGGTTTGACTGGACCAGCCCATACCTGAGACCTGTAGAGAGGATCCAGCTGAGACGACAGGGACTGCTGGACGACTGTCCTATCCCTGTAAGAGAT GGATTTCATGTGAATGACAAGGTCCTCGCCAGTTGGTCTGATTGCCGCTTCTACCCTGCCAAGGTCTTGGCAGTGAATAAAGATG CGTCTTACACCGTGAAGTTTTATGATGGTGTCGTCCAGACAGTAAAGGGGATCCACGTGAAACCTTTTGTAAGAGAG agaggaggaggaaaggctAGGTCCACTGAGAGGAACGGCGTGAAGAAGCCCCAGAATGGCAGAGACCGGAGGCCTCAGGAATACGGCCCAAAAAATAAAAGAACAAGACGCAGTACCTCTGACCAGGAGGGGGACAGTGACACAGAGGATGGTGACAATAATGATGAAGATGACTGGcatgagagggaggtggaggagaagacaAAGAGGAAGGATAGTGAGGGGGATGTCACCAAAGAGACACCGTCCATAGTTAAGCAGGAGGAGGATACAGAGCAACATGCAGGACAGAACAACCTCGGGGATCACGTGGCAGCCACTGTGGGCCCGACTGAAGTAAAAATGGAAGAAGATGGAGGACAGAGTGAGGAGAAGCCTACTCATTTAAATGAAGGGATAAAGAAAGAAGAGGTGGAAATGAAAACTGAGTACACAGTCCTGAGCTCACCTAATGAAACTAAGCCATCCACTGAGTCACCCAATCAGATGTCAACACAGACCGGGCCAGTGTCTGTCCCATTACCCTCAGCTATGTCCACCATTGACCGAGTGGAGCAGATGTCAGAAAGCCAACCGGATAGCGCCAAACCTGCACCACTGGCCCTCCCAGTGAAAC CGATAAGGAAGCAGGGTTTCCACAACCCCAACCGATTTAGCAGAGAGCCAT TGTACAGAGTGATCAAAAACCAGCCTCCCCCAGTCCTGTCCATCAACTTGGACCACAACCCATTTAAATGCAGCGCTGTAGGCTGCACCAAGTCGTTCCGCAAGGCCAAACTGCTTCACTACCACATGAAATACTACCATGGAGAGGAGCAGCAGCTAGAGGACGATCTAAGCCCCACCAGGAGCACCCAGACACGGGCCTCAGAGAAGcacccctcccctacctctctggaAAGTCCTAAGAGGAGACGCACCATCTCCGCCTCAATGC ACTCCAATGTGCACAGTCCTACTAGAACTCCCCCATCTCCACGTAGTGAGGCCAAGACAATGAACAGACGCACATCAGCTCCACCTGCTGTCAACACCCAGCGCCAGCAGCAGAGGGCTCTACTGAGGGAGAAGAGCAAAGAGAACCAACTGGAcagaaatggacagagaccagtggaGACGGAGACTACTGAGAGCAGTGGTATGGACATATGTCTGT CAGTGGTGAAAGAACGAGATCGGCTGAAGGATAAGAAACAGAGGGAGTTCCTTCGTATTAAtctgaagaaaaagaagaagaaaaagaaggtcAAGTGTG AGTGCACAGGTAGTGAGGAGAATATTGACATCTCAATATTCGCTCTTCAGTCCAAATTGAATTTGCCACTCAAATTCCCCCTCTCACACAATCACAAGCCTGAGTCCTACCACTTCAGGCCCGGATACAACCAGTCAGAGCAGATGCACGTGGATG ATGAGGATAGCATCAGTGATTGGTCCACTGACAGTTGTGAGTGGAGTGATGACGAGCTGGGGGCGGAGCTGAACAATGCAACAACTCCCCTAAGTCTGGGCTCTGTTGCCTTGGAGACAGGCAGTCAGGAGGTTGTGCGTTGCGTCTGTGAGGCAGAAGAGGAAAACGACTTCATGATACAG TGTGAGGAGTGTCTGTGCTGGCAGCATGGCACCTGCATGGGCCTCCTGGAGGAGAACGTCCCGGACAAATACGCCTGCTACGTCTGCAGAGACCCACCAG GTCAGAGGCAAAGCCTGCGCTACCGGTATGACCGTGATTGGCTGAGCAGTGGTCACATGTATGGTCTGTCCTTCCTGGATGAGAACTACTCCCACCAGAATGCCAAGAAGATTGCAGCAACACACCAGCTACTAGGAGACGTACAGCGTGTGGTGGAGGTGCTCAATGGCCTCCAGCTCAAAATGAGCGTCCTACA GACCCAGACCCACCCAGACCTGCAGTTGTGGTGCCAGCCCTGGAAGAGAGCAGAGAGGCCCTGGAGGAGAGGTGGCTCGGGGACGGGCACTGACGCAGCACCCTCTCCTGCGCTAACAGACGAGGGTTCCGAGAAGGACCACAAGAGTCTCGCCCGTGGTGGCGCAGAAGCTCTGATGTCAGCCGCCATGGAGAAGCTTAGCcgagcctcctcttcctcctcgtcttCCTCCTCGCCCTATCAGTCGTTCCAGGACTCGTACATAATGAGTGAGCATTGCTACCAGAAACCGCGGGCATACTACCCTGCAGTGGAGCAGAGGCTGGTGGTGGAGACCACACGGAGGGGATCTGAGCTGGAGGACAGCCTAAGAAGCACTGAGGACCTGCTGGAGAGAGAGCAGCGCTATGGAGGCATGCTGGAGACAGCCAGGCCCAAAGCTCCCACACATCTGAACACTCACACCAAG GGTTCAGATGTTGGTCGGTGGGGCCAGGCCGAGGTGAAGCGAGAGGAGGGTGTTGGCTGCGGTGGGGGAGGGGACGTGGACGGCAGTGGCCAGCAGCACCAGTGGCAGATCAACCTGCTGGATCACATAGATGCTGTCCAGGACGAGGTCACACACAGGATGGACTTCATCGAGAGGGAGCTGGATG tgTTGGAGAGCTGGCTGGACTACACAGGAGAGCTGGAGCCCCCAGAGCCCCTGGCCCGGCTGCCTCAGCTCAAACACCGCATGAAGCTGCTGCTTACAGAGCTGGCCAAGGTGCAGCAGATCGCTCTGTGCTGCTCCACATGA